TGCAACTGATATTATATATGGATcgtttttttatataatattctCTACAATTCACTATGTAATAATACCTAAAAGTATGATAcagaaagtgaaccatcaagatTTAGCGATACACACTATTGTTTTCAATAGTTATTTTCAAAGGCATTTAAAACATTTATTTAATTGATGGAAAATTTGAAGAAAATATTTTGGCTTTCATATTAAGTTCTTAGGTTAATTAATGCTAATGCTAAAGATTACGTTTTAAAATTACATTATTTTGGTCTCAGTAAATATAACTTTTAAAATGCAGTTTAGTTTTCATATTTTGTATTATACATATCTGGACTGGTTTCTTATCTTTTACCTGATTAATGAATACGTTTGAACATTAATTAGCAATGGAaaaataagagaatttttttctttACTGCAATATTAGAACCAAACTGaaagtgttaaaaaaattatgaatTGAGAGGTATTCATGACTCGTTGTTTACACATTGATAGTTTACATACTTTTCTATCTTGAAGATTAACGTATTTCAGTTCTTACTTTATGGTACTACTGATTGTTTTCAGATTAATGAAGTACCTTTTGATCTCTTTAAACAATTAGTCtccaaaaaaataaatttcaagaAGTGTCACTTTCATGACTGCTGTGATTACAATATTTTTACTGTAGTATAATAAAGAAGTATATAGCTTATTGACAAAGTTGATATCTTCCGTCAATTGTAAAATGAATTTTTGGCAcacttcatatatttttaaatatcgggaaaagtaaaatatatttcattgctgCACATTTATTTACATAACTTTCATGAATAAGTTgtaatatgtaatataatatcAATGTCACTGTTCATTTAACCATAGACAGGAACTGGAGTGTAGGTCTGGTGTGTTGGGTGCTGGGCCTGGCCCTGGTAAGTCACTTCAGCCACGTAGCCAGAGTCACCGTTAACAGTGTAGACTACAGTTTCAACACGACCATCGGGAAGAAGCACGTGATAAGAGCCATGGGTGTTGTCGCCGTCACGAGACTCTTGCTGACCGTAGTCGTTACCAGACTGGTCATCTTTGACGGTCCAATTGAAATCGTACCGAGCAGGAGCCTGAAAAAAAGAAGAATGAAGTGTTATGTTTTCTGTGCTGAATATTGGATTCTTGGAAATAGCCAGGATCATGACATCTTATTATCATGctcatcttatttttttttttaaatatagctTCCAAAAAATATAGAAAATCTTGTCCAATTTGGACGATATTTACCTGAGGACCAGGAACGCCGTATGTTGGGGTAGGTGACGTATAGGTGGGATGAGACTGAGGGTGGGACATCGTCCCTGCTACAAAAAGTGCCACAAATGCAACCTGTCGAAGTTTGTAATTTTAACTATCAAAATCTTTTTCATTTATATAGagctatttatatttattttaacgaaaaaaaaaaaagttaagtttAACAGACAGATGAGTACAAATAAATAGAGACTTGCCAACAAAATCTTGAGAGGGTGAGCAAATCATCAGCACTTTGTTATTTTATTCCTTGTCATTGTAAGAGATGTGAACCTTCATAATACTCTGTAGACTGAAATATTAATACTTTACAAATGGGTAAATGTGACAAAACTATTACTGTACCTTGAGGAACATGTTTAGTGACTAAGTGGGATGAGACTGAGACTTCTGCATGAATCCAGTGACTTATATACAAGAAATTTCACTCCAAATTCATGACGTCATAACCTTGACAGTTGCTTGTGTGGCTCCGCAATATAATTATATTTTAACTGCTGaattttctcacaaaaaatagtaataatattgtaattaatattaatattacttaTAATAGATACTTTGCTTTTATATTAAAATTACTGAGCAGCTAATGTGAATACTGACCGGTAATACAAAAAGTGCAGCTTCCACtgttagtaataataacaattataataacaataatattcttGTTATTACAACTAGTACTAAAAAATTATAAAAAgataaagaaaatattttttgtcCTTAAATATAATATTAGTAAcattaattaaataataataataataataatagtaataataataataataataagaagaagaagaagaagaagaagaagaagaggaaaacaagaaaaagaagagaaagaaaaaaataatgttaTGAAAATAttagtaatttaaaaaaaatatattaatgcaTTAATTGTTTGCATGACGATGGGAGTTTTCCAAATATGCAGAGGATATTTCCCTAgcggtgcatgtctctcagtgtatatatactaagagtTTATTTTGATTCTTATTTTAGGTATTAtattattcttgtctggtggtgaaaaacTTAGGTACTGCCTTAATGACTATTGTAGTCGATTAGCTTTAATCACCATTAAGCAACCAACCAAATATCTTTAAATTATCAACTAACCTAGTAACTTTAAATTATGCAATCCCTtatattgtacatatatataatctTGGTAAATAAAATTGTTTATTGTTTGTCATTTATTGAAGTCACATTTTTGTAGTCATTGTATAAACTGAAAAATTACATTTCACTAATATTCGCATAATGTTCAACGTGCATGAACATGATACATCATTATATAGTAATCTGAAGAGAGTTGAGGTAACGTTTATCTAATAAATATGAAGACACCTCATGTTAGTTGACTTCCCTGCAGGTAGCTAAGTCTCTGACGGCACCAATCTTACCAGTCAATGTTTTTAGTGACATTTGATtactttcaaacttttttatcgagACAAGTAGGGCATGCATACAGGATGTTTAATGCTAAATTATTCTTGTTTATAATGaagtttatatatttttaaatggcgCAGATTTAGAATTTTAAGTGGCTGACAAAATAAAGCACGAACAGTACTGTCTTCATTACTAAGTAATCTTCTGCATAAAGACGACGCTCTACCATGAATTATAGGTTCCATCGGTCTGAGAGGCAATGGGTAGTCAGTTCTCGAGTATCTGTCTCAAGCACTTCATTTCTAACACATCGTTCAGGTCACTACTTGTTAGATACCAAAGTTCACGGAAGCATGGGACATACCATAGACATTTATAGAGTAATCTCACGTACTTTTAAGTTCAAGGATAAACTACACAACCCTGCATAATAAGACACTGGCTATTGACGACATGCTCTTAAGACAATGTATAAAGATGACATTTCTTCATATTTACACTGCTGTTCACCTTTGCAACTCAAATTATGTCCAAAGTAAGATTTTGTCTTAGACAAGTGAAAAAAAAAGCAACTCCAGTTAAGAGGTGTGTGAATGGGAATGGAAAAGTCTGCAAACATTGTCACTCATTCCTGTGACTCTTCAAGGAGACTTTATGCAATTAAATCATTAACGTTCCTAATTACTGGAACCCAATGATCAAGCCCCTTAGAATCTCTCAGCAAATTTGACCAGGTGTTTTCGTTGTTAGCATATCTCCCACACTACTCTTTTATTAGATTTTTTAAGAGCAAAGTCAATGTTAGTGTTGTGGTTTACGAGCACCTGCGGCCAGTCTTGTTTACATGTGATGATGGTGCAAACTATTCTGTTCTATCTTCACTCATGGTCGAATCACTTGACATCTCTTGCGCTGCACCTTCTGCAACCCACGTTGTTAAACCATATGCTGTTACTTTTTTTGCTGCTCTATAACTTCTCTTCAAAACTCTTGCCAGAGCTAATATCTAACGAAGCTATATTATGAGAAAAAGACACATTTAtcttcattcattcaatagctgtcttgccggTCAGCTATTGAATTACAGATCAAATAACCTTCCAAACTGAACCATCCTTGAGAATCTTGGCATAGTATTTCCAACCTCCATCAATAAAGCCCAGGTTATCAGTTCCTCTGAATCTCTTTCCAAGTGTTAACTTGTTTACACTCCACTAGGAAGAATAATGTCAAGAACCACTTATCTCCACTCATTCCAATCTTACATGCATATATGCTTGCTGAATGCTCGGTCCTCTTCCACTCAAAACTGCCTTAGTCCTCCTTCTACCCTTCCTGGGACGCACCTTTTTCCTCGTATCGTCTACCTAGTAATTATTCTTCCTCTTGGTCAGCCTGTTCTGCTCCAACCTTTTCTAAATGATCAAACTATCATGTTCACTTACAAGAGTTTAGTTCTCAATAATGCATTTTATAGAGGATATATTATTTGGAATTCTTATACTTGGTCATGAAGAAGTTATTGCACCTTAATATTCCAAAtttttcaaattaaaaaaaatctatatGTACTTAGGTTTTCTTTCTATAGTTATGTTATGGAGCATGGTATCATTATGTCTTCTCTGATACCTTTGATCATTTCTGAAAGAGGTACAGGAACTCAAGTTGGGTAATGTCTTATATTTTTGTTACTATTATCTGTGGCGTTGGTATGACGAATATTTTGGGGctagagaagaaatactttcattcAGTATTTTAAACTTTTTCTTCACTACTTTGTATTTAGACTACAGGATAAGGAAGGTTGTAATTCAGAGTTGCTATTTATTCAAGTATCTTTAGGGGAaaaagttataataaacagtgttggtgggtggatgTTAAATTAAACGTAAACAGGAACCGGTGTGTAGGTCTGGTGTGTTGGATACTGGGCCTGG
This Cherax quadricarinatus isolate ZL_2023a unplaced genomic scaffold, ASM3850222v1 Contig3451, whole genome shotgun sequence DNA region includes the following protein-coding sequences:
- the LOC138852031 gene encoding cuticle protein 19-like, giving the protein MSHPQSHPTYTSPTPTYGVPGPQAPARYDFNWTVKDDQSGNDYGQQESRDGDNTHGSYHVLLPDGRVETVVYTVNGDSGYVAEVTYQGQAQHPTHQTYTPVPVYG